From Bacillus sp. Bos-x628, the proteins below share one genomic window:
- the mraY gene encoding phospho-N-acetylmuramoyl-pentapeptide-transferase — protein MLEQVILFTIIMGFLISVLLSPIFIPFLRRLKFGQSIREEGPQSHQKKSGTPTMGGIMIIVSITITTIVMINKFSKISPEMFLLLFVTLGYGLLGFLDDYIKVAMKRNLGLTSKQKLIGQIVIAVIFYAVFHYYQFATTIRIPGTDISFDLGWAYFILVIFMLVGGSNAVNLTDGLDGLLSGTAAIAFGAFAILAWNQSQYDVAIFSVAVAGAVLGFLVFNAHPAKVFMGDTGSLALGGAIVTIAILTKLEILLVIIGGVFVVETLSVILQVISFKTTGKRIFKMSPLHHHYELVGWSEWRVVVTFWTAGLLLAVLGIYIEVWL, from the coding sequence ATGCTTGAACAGGTAATATTGTTTACAATCATAATGGGATTTTTAATCAGTGTTCTTTTATCCCCGATTTTTATTCCGTTTTTAAGAAGGCTGAAATTTGGTCAAAGCATTAGAGAAGAAGGTCCGCAGTCTCACCAAAAGAAATCAGGCACCCCGACAATGGGCGGCATTATGATTATCGTTTCTATTACGATTACAACGATTGTGATGATCAACAAATTTTCTAAAATTAGTCCGGAAATGTTTTTACTTTTATTCGTCACACTGGGCTACGGCTTATTAGGATTTTTAGATGATTATATTAAAGTAGCAATGAAACGAAATCTTGGATTAACTTCAAAACAAAAATTGATTGGTCAAATTGTCATTGCTGTGATTTTTTATGCAGTGTTCCATTATTATCAGTTTGCAACGACCATTCGCATTCCTGGAACGGATATAAGCTTTGATTTAGGCTGGGCTTACTTTATCCTTGTCATCTTCATGCTTGTTGGCGGCTCTAATGCTGTTAACTTAACAGATGGACTTGATGGTCTTTTATCAGGAACAGCAGCCATTGCATTTGGCGCATTTGCAATACTTGCTTGGAATCAATCTCAATACGATGTTGCGATATTTTCTGTAGCAGTAGCTGGTGCTGTCCTTGGTTTCCTTGTATTTAATGCACATCCTGCAAAAGTATTTATGGGGGATACAGGGTCGCTTGCTTTAGGCGGAGCCATTGTGACAATTGCTATTTTAACGAAGCTTGAAATTTTACTAGTGATTATTGGAGGAGTGTTTGTTGTTGAAACATTATCTGTTATTCTTCAAGTGATCTCCTTCAAAACAACTGGTAAAAGAATATTTAAGATGAGCCCGCTTCACCACCACTATGAGTTAGTTGGCTGGTCTGAGTGGAGAGTGGTTGTCACCTTCTGGACAGCAGGTTTATTACTTGCTGTTTTAGGAATTTACATCGAGGTGTGGTTATAA
- a CDS encoding penicillin-binding protein translates to MPKKNKMMNRGAAIASICFALFFFIILMRFIYIQITGTVDGQVLAAKANEQYQSKKTLEAKRGSILDRNGNVIAEDTSVYKLIAIMSKKMTVDPKHPMHVVDKEKTAKELSKYIDMSESDILKRLNAKDVFQVEFGKAGKDISFSTKEKIEKLKLPGIAFEKDTKRYYPNGMFASNLIGYARLDEATKDMSGAMGLEKALNKYLKEKDGYVTYNSDRSGWALPNSKEDIVAPKNGKNVTLTIDQKIQAFLEESMTQVAKKYKPKKIIATVVDPKTGKVLAMGQRPSFNLNELDITNYNNDVISYAFEPGSTMKIFTLAAAIQEGVYQGSDKYQSGTYKVGGGLVRDHNGGNGWGKIDFHEGVLRSSNVAFAKLAKEKLGFTRYQQYLQKFHFYDKTGIDLPNEASSKINYRYEYDKASTAYGQASAITPIQQIEAATAIANDGTMMKPYVIDHITDPNTNKTILQHEPTVAGKPISSDTAKKVRDILGEVVSSKIGTGQPYQIKGFDVAGKTGTGQIGGAGGYLQGRNDYVFSFMGMAPKDDPKLLVYVAVQQPQLSETETGSAPVSQIFNPVMKNSLLYLNIAPTKTDDKKSDEQQVKQETMPSFLDLEVKQAETEAKNKHLTPVVIGDGLSIKRQFPSAGSEYSESQKVFLKTAGKTIKMPDMTGWSRREVLQYASISGVHIETNGQGYAVKQSVKSGTEISDDHVITVTFKSPS, encoded by the coding sequence ATGCCCAAAAAGAATAAAATGATGAACAGAGGCGCGGCAATTGCGAGTATTTGCTTCGCCCTGTTTTTCTTTATCATCCTTATGCGTTTTATTTATATTCAGATTACGGGAACGGTTGATGGACAAGTTTTAGCAGCAAAAGCAAATGAACAATATCAATCAAAGAAAACGCTCGAAGCCAAAAGAGGCTCGATTCTAGATCGGAATGGGAATGTCATTGCAGAAGATACATCTGTTTATAAGCTCATCGCAATTATGAGCAAGAAAATGACTGTCGATCCAAAGCACCCGATGCATGTAGTCGATAAAGAGAAAACGGCAAAAGAGCTGTCAAAATATATTGATATGAGTGAAAGTGATATTTTAAAGCGTCTGAATGCAAAAGATGTTTTCCAAGTTGAGTTTGGCAAAGCCGGAAAGGATATTAGCTTTTCAACAAAGGAAAAAATAGAAAAGCTGAAGCTTCCAGGCATCGCCTTTGAGAAAGACACGAAGCGTTATTATCCAAACGGCATGTTTGCATCTAACTTAATCGGTTATGCAAGATTAGATGAAGCAACAAAGGACATGTCAGGTGCGATGGGACTAGAAAAGGCGCTGAATAAATACTTAAAAGAAAAAGACGGCTATGTCACCTACAATAGTGATCGAAGTGGATGGGCACTTCCAAATAGTAAAGAAGACATAGTGGCCCCAAAAAATGGGAAAAACGTCACTTTGACCATCGATCAAAAAATTCAGGCTTTTCTTGAAGAAAGTATGACACAGGTCGCCAAAAAGTATAAACCGAAGAAAATTATTGCAACAGTAGTTGATCCAAAAACAGGAAAAGTTTTAGCTATGGGACAAAGACCAAGCTTTAATTTAAATGAACTAGACATTACGAATTATAATAATGATGTCATTTCATACGCGTTTGAACCAGGTTCAACCATGAAAATCTTCACATTGGCCGCAGCTATTCAAGAAGGTGTATATCAGGGTAGTGATAAGTATCAATCAGGCACTTATAAAGTAGGCGGTGGCCTTGTGAGAGACCATAATGGTGGTAACGGCTGGGGGAAAATTGATTTTCATGAAGGAGTTCTCCGCTCTTCAAACGTGGCTTTTGCAAAACTAGCAAAGGAAAAGCTCGGATTCACAAGATACCAACAATACCTGCAAAAATTCCATTTTTATGATAAGACAGGGATTGATTTACCAAACGAGGCATCAAGTAAAATCAACTACAGATACGAGTATGACAAAGCATCGACCGCCTATGGTCAAGCTTCAGCAATTACACCAATTCAGCAAATCGAAGCTGCAACAGCTATCGCAAACGACGGAACAATGATGAAGCCATATGTGATTGATCACATTACAGATCCGAACACGAACAAAACGATCTTACAGCATGAACCGACAGTAGCTGGAAAGCCTATCTCATCTGATACGGCCAAGAAAGTACGCGACATTTTAGGTGAAGTCGTCTCCTCGAAAATCGGTACAGGACAGCCATATCAAATCAAAGGCTTTGACGTCGCTGGAAAAACAGGTACAGGACAAATTGGTGGGGCAGGCGGTTATCTTCAAGGAAGAAACGACTACGTCTTCTCGTTTATGGGAATGGCCCCAAAAGATGATCCGAAACTGCTTGTTTATGTTGCGGTGCAGCAGCCGCAGTTATCTGAAACAGAAACGGGATCTGCCCCAGTTTCACAAATTTTTAATCCTGTGATGAAAAACAGTCTGCTTTATTTAAATATTGCCCCAACGAAAACAGACGATAAGAAATCAGACGAACAACAGGTGAAACAAGAAACAATGCCTTCATTCCTGGATTTAGAAGTGAAACAGGCAGAAACAGAAGCGAAAAACAAACATTTAACGCCTGTTGTCATTGGCGACGGCTTATCCATTAAACGTCAGTTTCCGAGTGCAGGATCTGAATACTCTGAAAGTCAGAAAGTCTTTTTGAAAACAGCTGGAAAAACCATTAAAATGCCTGATATGACAGGCTGGTCCAGAAGAGAAGTGCTGCAATATGCATCCATCTCAGGTGTGCATATTGAAACAAATGGACAGGGGTATGCTGTAAAGCAAAGTGTAAAAAGTGGAACAGAGATTTCTGATGATCATGTCATCACTGTGACATTTAAAAGTCCAAGTTAA
- a CDS encoding UDP-N-acetylmuramoyl-L-alanyl-D-glutamate--2,6-diaminopimelate ligase, which yields MKLQELLTYFKSENNELINENPDITSIEMDSREVKKGSLFVCIKGYTVDGHDYAEKAVKSGAAAIVAEHHLDITNVPVIIVKHSQRALARIADAFYGQPTHKLNLIGITGTNGKTSTTHMVEQIMRKAKKKTGLIGTMYMKIMDEKFEVKNTTPESVILQKTFKRMLDQDVDTAIMEVSSHALHLGRVHGCDYDIAVFTNLTQDHLDYHNTMEEYKHAKSLLFSQLGNTFQHEKPKHAILNADDEASSYFEKVTAAEIMTYGLEQEADVMAKNIQIRPKGTQFDLITPIGTKNVTVALIGKFNVYNILAAVSVGVVSGLSFDTIVSAIEELQGVKGRFELVNCDQEFPVIIDYAHTPDSLENVLTTCRELTEGKIFCVVGCGGDRDKTKRPQMAKIAVEYADEPVFTSDNPRSEDPASIIRDMENGVPDAYYHSFVNRKQAIFFAIANAKKGDTVLIAGKGHETYQIIGDQVFDFDDAKVASDAILDLNKS from the coding sequence ATGAAACTACAAGAACTCCTTACATACTTTAAAAGTGAAAACAACGAATTGATAAACGAAAATCCTGATATCACTTCTATTGAAATGGATTCAAGAGAGGTGAAAAAAGGGAGTCTTTTTGTCTGTATAAAAGGGTATACAGTAGACGGACATGATTATGCTGAAAAAGCTGTGAAAAGTGGTGCTGCAGCCATTGTGGCAGAACATCACCTTGACATAACGAATGTACCAGTAATAATTGTAAAACACTCTCAAAGAGCACTTGCAAGAATTGCTGATGCGTTTTATGGTCAACCGACTCATAAACTCAATCTAATAGGAATTACTGGGACAAATGGAAAAACCTCGACAACACACATGGTAGAACAAATCATGAGAAAAGCCAAAAAGAAAACAGGCTTGATTGGTACCATGTATATGAAAATTATGGATGAAAAATTCGAAGTTAAAAATACAACGCCAGAGAGCGTCATACTTCAGAAAACCTTTAAACGAATGCTTGATCAAGATGTCGATACAGCCATTATGGAAGTCTCATCACATGCATTACATCTTGGTCGGGTTCATGGGTGTGATTATGATATTGCGGTTTTTACAAACCTGACGCAAGATCACCTCGATTACCACAACACAATGGAAGAATATAAACATGCAAAAAGTTTGCTTTTCTCCCAGCTCGGAAATACTTTTCAACACGAGAAGCCGAAGCATGCCATTTTAAATGCAGATGACGAAGCGTCTAGTTATTTTGAAAAAGTCACTGCTGCTGAAATTATGACGTATGGCTTAGAACAAGAAGCAGACGTGATGGCAAAAAATATTCAAATCAGACCTAAGGGAACACAGTTTGACTTAATTACACCGATCGGGACAAAAAATGTTACGGTTGCCCTGATTGGGAAGTTCAATGTGTATAACATTTTGGCAGCTGTATCAGTTGGTGTCGTATCCGGTTTGTCGTTTGATACGATCGTCAGTGCAATTGAAGAACTCCAAGGAGTAAAAGGAAGATTTGAACTTGTGAACTGTGATCAAGAGTTCCCAGTGATCATTGATTATGCGCATACTCCTGATAGTTTGGAAAATGTGCTAACAACATGTAGAGAGTTAACAGAAGGTAAAATTTTCTGTGTAGTAGGATGCGGTGGTGACCGTGATAAAACAAAGCGTCCACAAATGGCCAAAATCGCTGTGGAATATGCAGATGAACCCGTATTTACGTCAGACAATCCAAGAAGTGAAGATCCGGCTTCTATTATAAGAGATATGGAAAATGGTGTGCCAGATGCATATTATCATAGTTTTGTGAATCGTAAACAAGCGATCTTCTTTGCAATTGCCAATGCGAAAAAAGGCGATACAGTGTTAATTGCAGGAAAAGGTCACGAGACGTACCAAATCATTGGAGATCAAGTATTCGACTTTGATGATGCAAAGGTTGCATCGGACGCTATTTTAGATCTAAACAAATCTTAA
- a CDS encoding stage V sporulation protein D: MRVSSVTVRKRLLFVLLFGVIIFFIIDIRLGYVQFIMGEKLTSLAKDSWSRNLPFEPERGDILDRNGVELATNKSAPSILVVPRQIKNPAETSKKLAAVLNMSEEKAYKHITKKTSIERISPEGRKISHEKAKEVRELDLDGVYVAEDSIRHYPFGSYLSHVLGFAGIDNQGLLGLEAYYDDDLKGEKGSVKFYSDAKGQKMPDEADDYTPPKDGLDMKITVDSKVQTIIERELDNAQAKYNPDGMIAIALNPKNGEVLGMSSRPDFDPADYQSVDPKVFNRNLPVWSTYEPGSTFKIITLAAALEENKVNLKRDHFFDSGSVTVDGARLRCWKKGGHGSQSFLEVVQNSCNPGFVELGDRLGKDKLFSYIKNFGFGQKTGIDLQGEGRGILFPLDRVGPVEQATTAFGQGVSVTPIQQVAAVAAAVNGGTLYTPYIAKEWIDPITKEVVKKQSPIAKKKVISTETSKEIRYALESVVAQGTGRNAFVEGYRVGGKTGTAQKVKDGKYMENNHIVSFIGFAPADDPSIVVYVAVDNPKGTIQFGGTVAAPIVGHIMRDSLPEIGVKKRKGQIEKKYQWLDTKTIEVPNLVGGSVSDLESLLINLKIDASGKGSKVVKQSPAAGTKVKEGSTIRLYLNDE; the protein is encoded by the coding sequence GTGCGAGTGTCAAGTGTAACAGTGAGAAAACGATTGCTTTTTGTGTTGCTATTTGGGGTGATCATTTTTTTCATCATAGATATTAGATTAGGATATGTGCAGTTTATCATGGGCGAAAAGTTGACAAGTTTAGCAAAAGATTCGTGGAGTCGAAACCTCCCTTTTGAACCTGAACGAGGAGATATTTTAGACCGAAATGGAGTGGAGCTGGCGACAAACAAAAGTGCTCCATCTATTTTGGTTGTGCCGAGACAAATTAAAAATCCAGCTGAAACAAGCAAAAAACTGGCAGCCGTGCTGAATATGTCTGAGGAAAAAGCGTACAAGCATATCACAAAGAAAACATCAATTGAGCGCATTTCTCCAGAGGGCAGAAAAATATCTCATGAAAAAGCCAAAGAAGTCAGAGAGCTAGATTTAGATGGTGTATATGTGGCAGAGGACAGTATCAGACACTATCCGTTTGGAAGTTATCTCTCGCATGTATTAGGCTTTGCTGGAATTGACAATCAAGGTTTACTTGGGCTAGAAGCCTACTATGATGATGACCTAAAAGGAGAAAAAGGGTCTGTGAAATTCTATTCTGATGCAAAGGGGCAAAAAATGCCGGATGAAGCAGATGATTATACACCGCCTAAAGATGGACTCGATATGAAAATAACGGTTGATTCGAAAGTACAGACTATCATTGAACGAGAACTAGACAATGCTCAGGCAAAATATAATCCAGATGGAATGATCGCCATTGCGTTGAATCCAAAAAATGGTGAAGTGTTAGGGATGTCGAGCAGACCTGATTTTGATCCAGCAGACTATCAATCAGTCGATCCCAAAGTGTTTAACCGAAATTTACCGGTTTGGAGCACATATGAGCCAGGATCTACGTTTAAAATCATTACACTAGCAGCGGCTTTAGAAGAAAATAAAGTGAATTTAAAGCGGGACCACTTCTTTGATAGTGGATCTGTGACAGTCGATGGAGCAAGGCTTAGATGCTGGAAAAAAGGAGGACATGGATCACAGTCGTTTTTAGAAGTCGTTCAAAACTCCTGTAACCCCGGTTTTGTAGAGTTAGGTGATCGACTTGGAAAAGATAAATTATTTTCCTATATTAAAAATTTCGGATTTGGTCAGAAAACAGGGATTGATCTTCAAGGAGAAGGACGAGGCATCCTCTTCCCGCTTGATCGTGTAGGCCCTGTTGAGCAGGCGACGACGGCCTTTGGTCAAGGTGTATCAGTTACGCCGATTCAACAAGTGGCAGCAGTGGCAGCAGCGGTCAATGGCGGAACGCTCTACACGCCTTATATTGCAAAGGAATGGATTGATCCCATCACAAAAGAGGTGGTCAAAAAGCAATCACCAATTGCAAAGAAAAAAGTGATTTCAACTGAGACGTCCAAAGAAATAAGATATGCACTTGAAAGTGTGGTCGCTCAAGGAACAGGACGAAATGCATTTGTTGAAGGATACCGAGTAGGCGGGAAAACAGGGACAGCGCAAAAGGTAAAGGACGGAAAGTACATGGAAAATAACCACATTGTGTCATTTATCGGTTTTGCGCCTGCTGATGACCCAAGCATCGTTGTTTATGTTGCAGTGGATAACCCAAAAGGTACGATTCAATTCGGTGGAACAGTTGCAGCACCAATTGTCGGTCACATTATGAGAGACAGCCTGCCTGAGATTGGTGTGAAAAAAAGAAAAGGACAAATTGAAAAGAAGTACCAATGGCTGGACACAAAAACCATTGAGGTACCGAATCTTGTAGGGGGATCTGTTTCTGATCTTGAGTCACTCTTGATTAACCTAAAGATTGATGCCTCAGGTAAAGGCAGTAAAGTCGTAAAACAATCGCCTGCTGCCGGAACAAAAGTAAAAGAAGGGTCCACGATCAGACTATACTTAAATGATGAATAA
- the rsmH gene encoding 16S rRNA (cytosine(1402)-N(4))-methyltransferase RsmH — translation MFQHETVLLKETVDGLNVKEDGTYVDCTLGGAGHSAYLLSQLSEEGTLIGFDQDDAALDHARKKLADAKARILFIKSNFRYLKERLNELGITSVDGVIFDLGVSSPQLDTPERGFSYHHDAPLDMRMDQSATLSAKQVVNEWSFEDLVRIFYKYGEEKFSKQIARKIEEARNKAPIETTGQLVDIIKEGIPAPARRTGGHPAKRVFQAIRIAVNDELKAFEEALEQAIELLNPKGRISVITFHSLEDRICKSTFKEMSSLPELPHGLPVIPEGLEPKLKLITRKPIVASEQELEHNNRARSAKLRIAEKK, via the coding sequence ATGTTTCAACATGAGACAGTATTATTAAAAGAAACAGTTGACGGTTTAAACGTCAAAGAAGACGGTACATATGTGGACTGCACGCTAGGCGGCGCAGGTCATAGCGCATATTTACTATCTCAATTATCAGAAGAAGGTACATTAATTGGATTTGATCAAGACGATGCTGCACTGGATCATGCACGAAAGAAGCTCGCAGATGCTAAAGCGAGAATTCTTTTTATAAAAAGCAACTTCCGATATTTAAAAGAACGTCTGAATGAACTAGGCATTACAAGTGTAGATGGTGTAATTTTTGATCTTGGGGTTTCATCCCCTCAGCTTGATACACCAGAAAGAGGCTTTAGTTATCATCATGATGCACCTCTTGATATGCGAATGGATCAATCAGCCACATTGTCAGCGAAACAAGTGGTGAATGAATGGTCATTTGAAGATCTGGTTCGGATTTTCTACAAATATGGGGAAGAAAAATTCAGCAAGCAAATCGCTCGTAAGATTGAAGAAGCTAGGAATAAAGCGCCAATTGAAACAACGGGTCAACTCGTAGACATTATCAAAGAAGGAATTCCGGCACCTGCAAGACGAACTGGCGGACATCCAGCCAAAAGAGTGTTTCAAGCGATCCGAATTGCTGTAAATGATGAACTTAAAGCATTTGAAGAAGCATTAGAACAAGCAATAGAGTTACTCAATCCAAAGGGAAGAATCTCTGTCATTACATTCCATTCACTAGAAGATCGGATTTGTAAAAGTACATTTAAAGAGATGTCATCTCTTCCAGAACTTCCACACGGACTGCCAGTGATTCCAGAAGGGCTTGAACCGAAACTGAAGCTGATTACAAGAAAACCGATCGTCGCATCAGAGCAAGAGCTGGAACATAACAACCGTGCACGTTCAGCGAAGCTCCGAATTGCAGAAAAAAAGTAA
- the ftsL gene encoding cell division protein FtsL produces the protein MSNLAYQREVKQYQTEQQGQSVVIRRRGSITLGEKILLVMFVMGLMCSSILIISKAFAVYQANIEVQKLQQQVSLESKKITELQKEKDVLSEPERIISAAKKAGLNISNDVKKVD, from the coding sequence ATGAGTAATTTGGCTTATCAAAGAGAAGTAAAACAATATCAAACAGAGCAGCAAGGCCAATCTGTCGTCATTAGAAGAAGAGGTTCGATTACACTTGGTGAAAAGATCTTACTTGTCATGTTTGTCATGGGTCTTATGTGTAGCTCCATTCTCATCATTTCTAAAGCTTTCGCCGTATATCAAGCAAACATTGAAGTGCAGAAACTACAACAGCAAGTGTCTTTAGAGTCAAAAAAGATCACAGAGCTTCAAAAAGAAAAAGATGTGCTTAGTGAACCAGAAAGAATTATTAGTGCCGCAAAAAAAGCAGGCTTAAACATATCGAATGATGTGAAGAAGGTCGATTAA